One window of the Macaca thibetana thibetana isolate TM-01 chromosome 1, ASM2454274v1, whole genome shotgun sequence genome contains the following:
- the SELE gene encoding E-selectin — protein MIASQFLSALTLVLLIKESGAWSYNTSTEAMTYDEASAYCQQRYTHLVAIQNKEEIEYLNSILSYSPSYYWIGIRKVNNVWVWVGTQKPLTEEAKNWAPGEPNNRQKDEDCVEIYIKRDKDVGMWNDERCSKKKLALCYTAACTNTSCSGHGECVETINNYTCKCDPGFSGLECEQIVNCTALESPEHGSLVCSHPLGNFSYSSSCSVSCDRGYLPSSVETTQCMSSGEWSAPIPACKVVECDAVTNPANGFVECFQIPGSFTWNTTCTFDCEEGFELMGAQSLQCTSSGNWDNEKPTCKAVTCRAIRQPQNGSVRCSHSPAGEFTFKSSCNFTCEEGFMLQGAAQVECTTQGQWTQQVPVCEAFQCTALSNPERGYMNCLPSASGSFRNGSSCEFSCEQGFVLKGSKRLQCGPTGEWDNEKPTCEAVRCDAVHQPQRGLVRCAHSPIGEFTYKSSCAFSCEEGFELHGSTQLECTSQGQWTEEVPSCQVVKCSSLAVLEKINMSCSGEPVFGTVCNFACPEGWRLNGSAAMTCGATGHWSGMLPTCEAPTESNTPLVAGLSAAGLSLLTLAPFLLWLRKCFRKAKKFVPASSCQSLESDGSYQKPSYIL, from the exons ATGATTGCTTCACAGTTTCTCTCGGCTCTCACTTTGG TGCTTCTCATTAAAGAGAGTGGAGCCTGGTCTTACAACACCTCCACAGAAGCTATGACTTATGATGAGGCCAGTGCTTATTGCCAGCAAAGGTACACGCATCTGGTTGCAATTCAAAACAAAGAAGAGATTGAGTACCTAAACTCCATATTGAGCTATTCACCAAGTTATTACTGGATTGGAATCAGAAAAGTCAACAATGTGTGGGTCTGGGTAGGAACCCAGAAACCTCTGACGGAAGAAGCCAAGAACTGGGCTCCAGGTGAACCCAACAATAGGCAAAAAGATGAGGACTGCGTGGAGATCTACATCAAGAGAGACAAAGATGTGGGCATGTGGAATGACGAGCGGTGCAGCAAGAAGAAGCTTGCCCTGTGCTACACAG CTGCCTGTACCAATACATCCTGCAGTGGCCACGGTGAATGTGTAGAGACCATCAATAATTACACTTGCAAGTGTGACCCTGGCTTCAGTGGACTCGAGTGTGAGCAAA TTGTGAACTGTACAGCCCTGGAATCCCCTGAGCATGGAAGCCTAGTTTGCAGTCACCCACTGGGAAACTTCAGCTACAGTTCTTCCTGCTCTGTCAGCTGTGATAGGGGCTACCTGCCAAGCAGCGTGGAGACCACGCAGTGTATGTCCTCTGGAGAATGGAGTGCTCCTATTCCAGCCTGCAAGG TGGTTGAGTGTGATGCTGTGACAAATCCAGCCAATGGGTTTGTGGAATGTTTCCAAATCCCTGGAAGTTTCACATGGAACACAACCTGTACATTTGACTGTGAAGAAGGATTTGAACTAATGGGAGCCCAGAGCCTTCAGTGTACCTCATCTGGGAATTGGGACAATGAGAAGCCAACGTGTAAAG CCGTGACATGCAGGGCCATCCGCCAGCCTCAGAATGGCTCTGTGAGGTGCAGCCATTCCCCTGCTGGAGAGTTCACCTTCAAATCATCCTGCAACTTCACCTGTGAAGAAGGCTTCATGTTGCAGGGAGCAGCCCAGGTTGAATGCACCACTCAAGGGCAGTGGACACAGCAAGTCCCAGTTTGCGAAG CTTTCCAGTGCACAGCCTTGTCCAACCCCGAGCGCGGCTACATGAATTGTCTTCCTAGCGCTTCTGGCAGTTTCCGTAATGGGTCCAGCTGTGAGTTTTCCTGTGAGCAGGGATTTGTGTTGAAGGGATCCAAAAGGCTCCAATGTGGCCCCACAGGGGAGTGGGACAATGAGAAGCCGACATGTGAAG CTGTGAGATGTGATGCTGTCCACCAGCCCCAGAGGGgcttggtgaggtgtgctcaTTCTCCTATTGGAGAATTCACCTACAAGTCCTCTTGTGCCTTCAGCTGTGAGGAAGGATTTGAATTACACGGATCAACTCAACTTGAGTGCACATCTCAGGGACAATGGACAGAAGAGGTTCCTTCCTGCCAAG TGGTAAAATGTTCAAGCCTAGCAGTTCTGGAAAAGATCAACATGAGCTGCAGTGGGGAGCCCGTGTTTGGCACTGTGTGCAACTTTGCATGTCCTGAAGGATGGAGGCTCAATGGCTCTGCAGCAATGACATGTGGTGCCACAGGACACTGGTCTGGGATGCTGCCTACCTGTGAAG CTCCCACTGAGTCCAACACTCCCTTGGTAGCTGGACTTTCTGCTGCTGGACTCTCCCTCCTGACATTAGCTCCATTTCTCCTCTGGCTTCGGAAATGCTTTCGGAAAG cAAAGAAATTTGTTCCTGCCAG CAGCTGCCAAAGTCTTGAATCAGATGGAAGCTACCAAAAGCCTTCTTACATCCTTTAA